A genomic segment from Desulfurispirillum indicum S5 encodes:
- the queC gene encoding 7-cyano-7-deazaguanine synthase QueC yields the protein MKPSAVALLSGGMDSTCALLKYLHDGGVVRHALTMAYGQLAQEKEIAAAAAICDHLGIPHETVELPFLARLSNSSLNRGTIPENIDINDTRQSEQSARSVWVPNRNGLFINIAAVFAESMGCQHIITGFNVEEAQTFPDNSRDFLMAANGALHFSTLDTLFVVSGTIDMDKKEIAGYLMRNAFPMELIWSCYKGEEVPCGTCESCLRMKRAIEEAQ from the coding sequence ATGAAACCATCAGCCGTTGCCCTGCTTTCCGGGGGCATGGACTCAACCTGTGCCCTGCTGAAATACCTGCACGATGGAGGTGTTGTCCGGCACGCGTTGACCATGGCCTACGGACAGCTGGCGCAAGAGAAGGAAATTGCCGCTGCTGCGGCCATCTGTGATCACTTGGGTATACCCCATGAAACCGTCGAACTGCCCTTTCTGGCCCGTTTGAGCAACTCAAGCCTCAATCGCGGCACCATCCCCGAAAATATTGACATCAATGACACCAGACAATCGGAGCAGAGCGCCCGCAGCGTCTGGGTTCCCAACCGCAACGGCCTGTTCATCAATATTGCCGCGGTCTTTGCCGAGAGCATGGGCTGTCAGCACATTATCACGGGGTTCAATGTCGAAGAGGCGCAAACCTTCCCTGACAACTCACGGGACTTCCTGATGGCCGCCAACGGTGCTTTGCACTTCTCTACCCTGGATACCCTGTTTGTGGTCAGTGGCACCATCGACATGGACAAAAAGGAGATTGCCGGCTACCTCATGCGTAACGCTTTCCCCATGGAGCTTATCTGGAGCTGTTACAAGGGTGAAGAGGTTCCCTGCGGCACCTGTGAAAGCTGCCTGCGCATGAAGCGGGCCATAGAAGAGGCACAATGA
- a CDS encoding acyl-CoA thioesterase, producing MECKAESIDFIFPEDLNHHGTLFGGKITKQMAKTAAIVATRYAHSKILLVSINNFTFLAPVNLGDTFRIEARVIGTGRTSIEIRAEGFTQNPLEGEESRACFAYFTFVKLAEDNTPLPVDPFRSENDYTREMEMVRTIKEMSRNLRDIVQ from the coding sequence ATGGAATGCAAAGCAGAAAGTATTGACTTTATCTTCCCCGAAGATCTCAACCATCACGGTACGCTCTTTGGCGGAAAAATCACGAAACAGATGGCCAAGACCGCCGCCATAGTGGCAACCCGTTACGCCCACAGCAAAATACTGCTCGTTTCCATTAACAATTTCACCTTCCTGGCCCCTGTCAATCTGGGCGACACCTTCCGTATTGAAGCGCGGGTCATCGGCACCGGACGCACCAGCATCGAGATCCGTGCCGAAGGATTTACCCAGAACCCCCTGGAAGGCGAAGAGAGCCGCGCCTGCTTCGCCTATTTCACCTTTGTGAAACTGGCCGAAGACAACACTCCTCTGCCGGTGGACCCCTTCAGAAGTGAAAACGACTATACCCGCGAGATGGAGATGGTCAGAACCATCAAGGAAATGAGTCGGAACCTGCGTGATATTGTGCAGTAG
- a CDS encoding TMEM165/GDT1 family protein, with protein MGSYHEAFIMAFTLAFPAEMYDKSQIMILFLLTIYAPPHVFAGAIIGVLLANVPVIILASYVGAPLSAIYTSGLCFVFFALLGLYMLYSRPPGNVIRKNVREFSNPVYTCALACFVTEFGDKTQGVMAGLALHYSTPVPLIMGFAFAAILSTYVVVTFKDMVTVNIFHLYRLSGYVFVGFGLMMGLGMLSLVF; from the coding sequence GTGGGTTCCTATCACGAAGCCTTTATAATGGCATTTACCCTGGCGTTTCCAGCGGAAATGTATGACAAATCGCAGATCATGATTCTCTTTCTGCTCACGATCTATGCTCCACCCCATGTCTTTGCCGGAGCCATAATCGGGGTGCTGCTGGCCAACGTCCCCGTGATTATCCTGGCATCCTATGTGGGTGCGCCCCTGTCAGCGATCTACACTTCAGGGCTGTGTTTTGTCTTTTTTGCGCTGCTTGGCCTGTACATGCTCTATTCGCGACCGCCGGGCAATGTTATCCGCAAGAACGTGCGGGAGTTTTCCAATCCCGTATACACTTGCGCGCTGGCATGTTTTGTGACAGAGTTCGGCGACAAAACCCAGGGGGTTATGGCCGGACTGGCGCTCCACTACAGTACTCCGGTGCCACTTATCATGGGTTTTGCCTTTGCTGCCATCCTCTCCACGTATGTGGTGGTAACCTTTAAAGACATGGTGACGGTGAATATCTTCCACCTGTATCGTCTCAGTGGGTATGTCTTTGTGGGTTTTGGTCTGATGATGGGGCTGGGGATGCTGAGCCTGGTTTTCTGA
- a CDS encoding MogA/MoaB family molybdenum cofactor biosynthesis protein, which yields MTYSARVITLSDKGYTGQRTDTSGPALVSRLRELGFAVEPEPVILPDTSDMIEEALRKAVKENIALVLTTGGTGVSPRDVTPEATRMVVEKEIPGMAEAMRAASMLKTPHAMISRAVVGICKASLIVNLPGSEKGARENLAAIEPALFHAIKKIHGDPSDCASAP from the coding sequence ATGACCTATTCAGCACGAGTTATCACATTAAGCGACAAAGGGTATACAGGGCAGCGCACTGACACCAGTGGCCCGGCTCTGGTCAGCAGGCTGCGGGAGCTGGGATTCGCCGTCGAGCCGGAGCCGGTGATTCTGCCGGACACCAGCGACATGATAGAAGAAGCTCTCCGCAAAGCTGTCAAAGAAAATATTGCCCTTGTCCTGACCACCGGCGGAACCGGCGTGTCTCCCCGTGACGTCACCCCTGAAGCAACGCGCATGGTGGTGGAAAAGGAAATCCCCGGCATGGCCGAAGCCATGCGCGCCGCCAGCATGCTCAAGACTCCCCACGCCATGATCTCCCGGGCCGTGGTGGGCATCTGCAAGGCCAGCCTGATTGTGAACCTGCCCGGATCGGAAAAGGGAGCGAGGGAAAATCTGGCTGCCATAGAACCAGCCCTGTTCCACGCCATAAAAAAAATTCACGGTGATCCCAGCGACTGTGCTTCTGCACCCTGA
- a CDS encoding aldehyde dehydrogenase family protein: MLTHKLYVAGQWMDTGTTIDVCNPYDGSVIAKVCQATSEVTERALSSASAARSTMAQLTARQRGEILDRLSHAIARDKEEIARTIALEAGKGISFARGEVDRSVETFQFAADEARRLCGELIPFDAAATGSGRFGYFRRYPVGAIGAITPFNFPLNLVAHKVGPAIAAGCPVVLKPASTTPLTSIKLVELLLEVGLPAEGINLLVGSGSTVGNAMVTSEKLDMITFTGSPGVGLGIKAASGIKKVTLELGSNSAVVIHQDADIQKALPRCVIGGFANSGQVCISIQRIYVHRSRYEEFRTAFVDAVKQAVTGDPMQEQTLVGPMIEEREAERIEKWVQEALTQGATILCGGKRRGTLMEPTVLENTTERMTVVWEEAFAPVVCLMAYDNIEEAVARVNDSQFGLQAGIFTTDIKTAFYAVDHMHVGGVMVNDMPTFRVDNMPYGGVKLSGTGREGARFSVEEMTELKTVMFNLN; encoded by the coding sequence ATGCTGACACATAAGCTCTATGTAGCCGGCCAGTGGATGGATACCGGCACAACCATTGACGTTTGCAACCCCTACGATGGCAGTGTCATCGCAAAAGTCTGTCAGGCGACTTCCGAGGTAACCGAACGCGCCCTGTCATCGGCCAGTGCGGCTCGCAGCACCATGGCGCAACTGACTGCCAGACAACGGGGCGAGATCCTTGATCGTCTGAGCCACGCTATTGCCAGGGATAAAGAGGAGATCGCCCGCACTATTGCCCTCGAAGCTGGCAAAGGCATCAGCTTTGCCCGTGGGGAAGTGGATCGCAGTGTAGAAACCTTTCAGTTCGCCGCCGATGAAGCCCGCCGTCTGTGTGGCGAACTGATTCCCTTTGATGCAGCCGCGACCGGTTCCGGTCGCTTCGGCTACTTCCGTCGCTACCCCGTGGGGGCCATTGGCGCCATAACGCCCTTTAACTTTCCACTCAACCTCGTCGCCCATAAAGTCGGCCCCGCCATCGCGGCTGGCTGCCCCGTTGTCCTCAAACCCGCTTCCACTACACCACTGACATCTATCAAACTGGTAGAGCTCCTGCTTGAAGTCGGACTGCCGGCAGAAGGCATCAACCTGCTGGTTGGTTCAGGATCCACTGTCGGCAACGCCATGGTCACCTCCGAGAAACTGGATATGATCACATTTACTGGTTCCCCGGGAGTAGGACTTGGAATCAAGGCTGCTTCAGGCATAAAAAAAGTGACACTGGAGCTTGGCTCCAACTCAGCAGTGGTCATCCACCAGGACGCTGACATCCAGAAAGCGCTCCCCCGCTGTGTCATCGGAGGCTTCGCCAATTCGGGCCAGGTATGCATCAGTATTCAGCGCATCTACGTACACCGCTCACGCTACGAGGAATTCCGCACGGCTTTTGTGGATGCAGTGAAACAGGCGGTAACCGGTGACCCCATGCAGGAGCAGACCCTTGTCGGCCCCATGATTGAGGAAAGGGAAGCGGAGCGCATCGAAAAATGGGTGCAGGAAGCACTCACACAAGGGGCGACTATACTCTGCGGTGGCAAACGTCGCGGCACACTGATGGAACCCACAGTACTCGAGAACACCACGGAAAGAATGACCGTGGTGTGGGAGGAGGCATTTGCCCCGGTCGTCTGCCTGATGGCCTACGACAACATCGAGGAAGCGGTGGCACGGGTGAATGACTCCCAGTTCGGCCTGCAGGCGGGCATCTTTACCACAGACATCAAGACGGCTTTCTACGCCGTTGATCACATGCATGTCGGCGGTGTCATGGTCAATGACATGCCAACGTTCCGCGTTGACAACATGCCCTATGGCGGCGTGAAGCTCAGCGGAACCGGCCGCGAGGGAGCCCGTTTCAGTGTGGAGGAAATGACCGAACTGAAGACGGTGATGTTTAATCTGAACTGA
- the sppA gene encoding signal peptide peptidase SppA, translated as MKKFIKWFLILLVIIFVTSAVISSMDRQKKLKEPHIGLVTLEGILYDIDFVSGALDDFARNPMITGVLVRVNSPGGVVTPSQELYSLIRHYPKPVWAFHDGLAASGALFATIGADRIGTQSTTITGSIGVIIRSINARELYEKIGIEEITVKTGPFKNILSTNQPLGDDERRILEELIGDSYDEFVNAIASSRDMDKQLLIDIADGRIFSGLRAVEYGLADEISSYHEFRNKFAQELQVHPDNYFVYQRSRGERLRELLSTVQATFDTSVSMMYLLD; from the coding sequence ATGAAGAAATTTATCAAGTGGTTCCTGATCCTGCTGGTTATCATCTTTGTGACCAGCGCGGTCATCAGCTCCATGGACCGTCAGAAGAAGTTGAAAGAGCCCCATATCGGACTGGTTACCCTTGAGGGCATTCTCTATGACATAGATTTTGTGTCCGGCGCCCTGGACGATTTCGCCCGCAATCCCATGATCACCGGCGTCCTGGTGCGGGTCAATTCACCTGGCGGCGTGGTCACGCCCTCACAGGAGCTGTACTCTCTTATTCGCCACTATCCCAAACCCGTGTGGGCATTCCATGACGGCCTGGCCGCCAGTGGCGCGCTCTTCGCCACCATAGGTGCAGATCGCATCGGCACCCAGAGCACCACCATAACCGGCAGCATAGGGGTTATCATCCGCTCCATCAATGCCCGGGAGCTCTACGAGAAAATCGGCATTGAAGAGATCACGGTCAAAACCGGCCCCTTCAAGAACATCCTCAGCACCAACCAGCCCCTTGGCGACGACGAACGCAGGATCCTCGAAGAGTTGATCGGTGACAGCTACGATGAGTTCGTGAACGCTATTGCCAGCTCGCGGGATATGGACAAACAACTGCTCATTGACATTGCCGACGGACGTATCTTCAGTGGCCTGCGAGCTGTTGAGTATGGCCTGGCTGATGAGATTTCATCCTATCACGAGTTTCGCAACAAATTCGCCCAGGAGCTGCAGGTACACCCGGACAACTATTTCGTCTATCAGCGCAGCCGAGGAGAGCGCTTGAGAGAGCTGCTCTCGACCGTTCAGGCAACCTTTGACACCTCCGTTTCCATGATGTATCTGCTGGATTGA
- a CDS encoding site-2 protease family protein, whose amino-acid sequence MEWIQRLIIALPVLLIAITFHELAHGYVAYRLGDPTAKNQGRLTLNPIKHLDALGTLTLIVTQIIGWAKPVPVDYRYFANPKRDMMWVALAGPAANFTLACVFAVIFHAMKDMQVSADAMVYVHPIFLMVQMGVIINLALGIFNLIPIPPLDGGRILVSLLPDRQAYQVARIEPYGFFIILALLFFGGTQKVIWPLIQTFRLLLGV is encoded by the coding sequence ATGGAATGGATACAACGACTGATCATAGCGCTTCCCGTGCTCCTCATCGCCATTACCTTCCACGAGCTGGCCCACGGCTACGTGGCCTATCGCCTTGGTGATCCCACGGCCAAGAATCAGGGGCGGCTTACCCTCAACCCGATCAAACACCTGGACGCACTGGGCACACTGACCCTCATAGTGACGCAGATTATCGGCTGGGCCAAACCGGTGCCCGTTGACTACCGCTACTTCGCCAACCCGAAACGGGACATGATGTGGGTGGCCCTGGCCGGGCCGGCTGCCAATTTTACCCTGGCGTGCGTCTTCGCCGTGATCTTCCACGCCATGAAAGACATGCAGGTCAGCGCCGATGCCATGGTCTATGTGCACCCCATCTTTCTCATGGTGCAGATGGGGGTGATCATCAACCTGGCCCTGGGGATCTTTAACCTCATCCCCATCCCCCCACTGGACGGCGGCCGCATTCTCGTATCACTGCTGCCAGACCGACAGGCCTATCAGGTCGCCCGTATTGAACCTTACGGTTTTTTCATAATCCTGGCCCTGCTGTTTTTCGGTGGAACCCAGAAAGTTATCTGGCCCTTGATTCAAACTTTCCGCTTACTCCTGGGGGTGTAA
- a CDS encoding iron-containing alcohol dehydrogenase translates to MQNFVFHNPTRIVFGRDKTASIGKATLPYGRRVLLLTGQGSVVKHGILAKVTSSLSTAGISWVECSGVQPNPVLGFVRQAIDTFRRENLDAIVAVGGGSVIDTAKAVAAGVRYEGDVWDFFTGKANVLDAAPITVVLTLPAAASEMNSGGVITNEQTRQKFNLGGEPLSPKVSILDPVNSFSAPVNHSLYGVVDAMVHLLEGYFNGSDPWTPLQDRYAEGIIRTLMECAAIIREQPDHYDARANIMWGATLAFNGLAPCGIGPAGFPMHMIEHSLSALYDVSHGAGLAMILPGWLKYHSDSSPRKVNQFGRRIFELDHQDDRQGAQAAIAELERWLRSMDIPASLHEGGIPIDEIPAIAENAVMLAQKWGLKAYTQAVIEDVLRRASR, encoded by the coding sequence GTGCAGAACTTTGTCTTCCATAACCCCACCCGCATCGTATTTGGTCGTGACAAGACCGCGTCCATCGGCAAGGCGACGCTGCCCTACGGCAGGCGGGTGCTGCTGCTCACCGGTCAGGGAAGTGTCGTGAAGCATGGCATCCTGGCAAAGGTCACCAGCAGCCTGAGCACAGCGGGAATATCCTGGGTGGAGTGTTCCGGCGTGCAGCCCAATCCCGTCCTGGGTTTTGTGCGCCAGGCCATTGACACCTTCCGGCGTGAAAATCTCGACGCCATCGTCGCCGTAGGCGGTGGCAGCGTTATCGACACCGCCAAGGCCGTGGCGGCGGGAGTCCGTTACGAAGGTGACGTCTGGGACTTTTTCACCGGCAAGGCCAATGTGCTTGACGCCGCGCCCATTACCGTTGTCCTGACCTTGCCCGCCGCAGCGTCGGAGATGAACAGCGGGGGCGTCATCACCAACGAACAGACCAGACAGAAGTTCAACCTGGGTGGCGAACCCCTCTCTCCCAAGGTGTCCATTCTGGACCCCGTCAACAGCTTCAGCGCGCCGGTCAACCACTCCCTCTACGGTGTCGTGGATGCCATGGTGCACCTGCTGGAAGGCTACTTCAACGGCAGCGATCCCTGGACGCCCCTGCAGGACCGTTACGCCGAAGGAATCATCAGAACCCTCATGGAATGCGCCGCCATTATACGTGAGCAGCCCGATCACTATGATGCCCGCGCCAACATCATGTGGGGGGCGACCCTTGCCTTCAACGGACTGGCTCCCTGTGGCATCGGGCCTGCCGGATTCCCCATGCACATGATCGAGCACTCACTCAGTGCCCTGTATGATGTTTCCCATGGTGCCGGACTGGCCATGATCCTGCCCGGTTGGCTCAAATACCACAGCGACAGCTCCCCCAGGAAGGTAAATCAGTTTGGTCGGCGCATTTTCGAGCTTGACCACCAGGACGACCGGCAGGGCGCCCAGGCTGCCATCGCTGAACTTGAACGCTGGCTGCGCTCCATGGATATCCCCGCCAGCCTGCACGAAGGCGGTATACCCATTGACGAAATACCCGCCATCGCCGAAAACGCCGTGATGCTAGCCCAGAAATGGGGGCTGAAGGCGTATACCCAGGCTGTGATAGAGGATGTGCTGCGCCGCGCTTCCCGCTGA
- a CDS encoding radical SAM protein, whose protein sequence is MEALSYGRVISTHIDPIEKKPLARFFPGQGTLSISCGGCNMRCQHCQNFPISCEFSPDLYEQIPVLSFAHILAQLKKSGTSILSFTYAEPSIAYEFTIDCARAVREAGMHTALITNGYLSDAPWQELTPWISAMNIDLKGDEGIYRTICKAPGGYGQVLRNIATAFEAGVHIELTTLLIPSITDTVMDQLIEDVCAISTTIPWHISAYFPRYQSHEPATTREQVLRVADKIREKKCNFVYTGNI, encoded by the coding sequence ATGGAAGCACTCTCCTATGGAAGGGTTATCAGCACGCATATTGACCCCATTGAAAAAAAGCCCCTGGCCCGTTTTTTCCCGGGCCAGGGCACCCTGAGCATCAGCTGTGGTGGCTGTAACATGCGCTGCCAACACTGCCAGAACTTCCCCATTTCCTGTGAATTCTCCCCCGACCTGTACGAGCAGATCCCTGTGCTCAGCTTTGCCCATATTCTGGCTCAGCTGAAGAAATCCGGCACCTCCATACTCAGCTTTACCTATGCCGAACCCTCCATAGCCTATGAGTTCACCATCGACTGCGCCCGTGCCGTCCGTGAAGCGGGAATGCATACCGCTTTGATCACTAATGGCTACCTCAGCGACGCGCCTTGGCAGGAACTGACGCCCTGGATCAGCGCCATGAATATCGACCTCAAAGGTGATGAAGGGATATACCGAACCATCTGCAAGGCGCCAGGGGGTTATGGACAGGTGCTGCGCAATATTGCCACCGCCTTTGAGGCGGGAGTACATATAGAGCTGACAACCCTGCTGATTCCCTCTATCACTGATACTGTTATGGATCAGCTCATAGAAGACGTCTGCGCCATCTCTACCACGATCCCCTGGCATATCAGTGCCTATTTCCCCCGCTACCAATCCCATGAGCCAGCTACCACCCGCGAGCAGGTACTTCGTGTTGCGGATAAAATCCGGGAAAAAAAATGTAACTTTGTCTATACTGGCAATATATAA
- a CDS encoding CHASE domain-containing protein, translated as MKHTFRWILKEPFMAAAALVLLFGVLSSWFTIETRHQHILQGLQRDARLIAQALNQQHIADFDGSIRDRQQPAYRRLQEQLAALVPLYPSIEIISLLKHDHNGTLVTLLETGVDFTEGDPVPAQTSPGVAEAMQTGAEYLIGPLKTERGRQIHVLIPVTHANTGQLLAVLKAEADAVKIRYHSRGAALIPLVTCALLMGILLCGRFIQHFQQRENLHRVRHTQVWIVALCGLTLTLCGTWMSYTFEQQRIQRTFEQMADTESLGLSITLNILRDISLAGLSSFMAGKPDLSMEDFQEYTSHLLHIPAIDALSWSPLVPRRDREAFEANARREITPSFRIWERNDSGRIIPAQDRDLYYPLLYRAPLAGNEHVLGFDIASEPLRRIAMETTLNDGIPSASDPLVLQKGEYREYGLLLYLPIFQQNTEVLRGFITSVLPLESLLASTTGGTWNPQTPLMHLDIWQLRTGHPPLLLTSTDQALAHHDRTPDFSVNRPLLVFGKAFMVSAEPGTSFHAMHPNNMITLTLLSGLLITSALTLLVATFINRHTELEHLVQERTQALHSSNEYLYATLRSIGDGVISTDASGNVTGLNLVAQALTGWHEEQAIGHPITEIFHIVHATTRQTAFNPVERSLREGVIVGLANHTVLISRDGTEYQIADSCAPIRDKAGTVSGAVLVFRDVTEEYLARQKLQESEETYRALVSGLPDIVLRFDHEGRHVFASDNIALTGAHEPASLLGKTHMDLGLPRAWHEAVMQVFASGQANELEYSYDGALGYRQYNWRLVPEFNADGTVSSVLTISRDITEHRRAEQHYRMLFQRMLDGFALHEMLCNEQGTAIDYRFLTVNPAFEQLTGLKGMDVVGRTIREIMPEIEDIWIQCYAGVALSGEEKVFDQYSVELGRHFHVRAFNTGKGQFATLFTDITERKRHEEELHEQIRQGIEQVRQQDLIIYEQRRKEALLQLLVNLAHQWRQPLNVIGLLAQQIEDELELDHQQRLFVKKWVNGIMGQLEDLSTIIDRFTGLHDAKDIPASYALRDLCEEAKELLLGHLRGRGIEVCCTIDPGLTLRACRSDWVEIFLKLLENVANIVDERHLEGAQIMIAAESQGAETIITIEDNAGGIRAEILPRVFDPYVTTAFMSRDKGLGLYLVQRIIVDRYQGSVMAENTEFGARFILRVKDML; from the coding sequence GTGAAACATACTTTCCGCTGGATTCTGAAAGAACCTTTTATGGCAGCCGCTGCGCTTGTTCTCCTGTTTGGCGTGCTGTCAAGCTGGTTTACCATTGAAACCCGTCACCAGCATATACTTCAGGGGCTTCAGCGTGACGCCCGACTGATCGCCCAGGCTCTGAACCAGCAGCACATCGCAGACTTTGACGGCTCCATCAGGGACAGACAGCAGCCCGCCTACCGGCGTCTGCAGGAGCAACTCGCAGCTTTGGTTCCTCTCTATCCCAGTATTGAAATTATCTCTCTCCTGAAGCACGATCATAACGGCACTCTTGTCACTCTGCTTGAGACAGGTGTCGATTTCACAGAAGGCGATCCTGTCCCGGCACAAACGTCTCCGGGTGTGGCTGAAGCCATGCAGACCGGTGCTGAATATCTCATTGGGCCGCTGAAGACGGAGCGCGGCAGACAGATACACGTTCTTATCCCAGTTACCCACGCAAACACTGGCCAGCTGCTGGCGGTTCTCAAAGCCGAAGCGGACGCAGTAAAAATCCGTTATCACTCCCGCGGCGCTGCTCTCATCCCTCTGGTAACCTGTGCTTTGCTCATGGGAATTCTTCTGTGCGGACGATTCATTCAGCACTTTCAACAGCGGGAAAATCTGCATCGTGTGCGCCACACGCAGGTCTGGATCGTCGCCCTGTGCGGCCTTACCCTGACACTCTGTGGTACATGGATGAGCTATACCTTCGAACAGCAGCGTATCCAGCGAACCTTTGAGCAGATGGCCGACACCGAGTCCCTGGGACTCTCCATAACCCTCAACATCCTGCGTGACATCAGCCTGGCGGGACTCTCCAGCTTTATGGCAGGGAAACCCGATCTGTCCATGGAGGATTTCCAGGAGTACACCAGTCATCTTCTGCATATACCCGCTATAGACGCTCTTTCCTGGAGCCCTCTTGTTCCGCGCAGGGACCGTGAAGCCTTTGAAGCAAACGCGAGACGCGAAATCACCCCTTCTTTCCGGATATGGGAGCGTAACGACTCAGGGAGAATTATTCCCGCGCAGGATCGAGATCTCTACTATCCACTGCTCTACCGGGCTCCTTTGGCTGGCAATGAGCATGTTCTTGGATTTGATATCGCGTCGGAACCCTTGCGCCGCATTGCCATGGAAACAACCCTGAATGATGGAATACCATCCGCCTCGGATCCCCTGGTTCTTCAGAAAGGCGAATACCGTGAATATGGGCTCCTGTTGTACCTGCCAATATTCCAACAGAACACAGAAGTTCTCAGGGGTTTTATCACCTCTGTTCTCCCACTGGAATCACTGTTGGCAAGCACCACAGGCGGAACATGGAACCCGCAGACTCCATTGATGCATCTGGATATCTGGCAGCTGCGCACCGGCCACCCCCCCCTTTTGCTGACCTCCACAGATCAGGCGCTTGCGCACCACGACCGCACACCAGACTTTTCCGTTAACCGCCCCCTGCTGGTTTTCGGCAAAGCTTTTATGGTATCGGCAGAGCCTGGCACCAGCTTCCATGCCATGCACCCCAATAACATGATAACACTGACCCTTCTCTCAGGACTGCTGATAACGTCTGCCCTGACTCTGCTGGTCGCCACGTTTATCAACAGGCACACTGAACTTGAACATCTGGTTCAGGAACGCACCCAGGCTCTGCACTCCAGTAATGAGTACCTTTATGCAACCCTGCGAAGTATTGGCGATGGGGTTATCAGCACCGACGCGTCGGGCAACGTCACCGGCCTCAACCTGGTGGCTCAGGCACTGACAGGCTGGCATGAGGAACAGGCGATCGGACATCCCATCACAGAAATTTTTCACATTGTCCACGCCACAACCCGACAGACGGCTTTCAATCCGGTAGAACGCTCACTCCGTGAGGGAGTCATTGTTGGCCTTGCCAACCACACTGTGCTTATTTCCCGCGATGGAACAGAATACCAGATCGCTGACAGCTGCGCCCCCATTCGCGACAAAGCGGGTACCGTCAGTGGAGCGGTGCTGGTCTTCCGTGATGTCACTGAGGAGTACCTGGCCAGGCAGAAGCTTCAGGAGAGTGAAGAAACCTATCGGGCCCTGGTAAGCGGACTGCCGGATATTGTCTTGCGTTTCGACCACGAAGGCCGCCACGTATTCGCCTCCGACAATATCGCCCTGACAGGCGCCCACGAACCAGCTAGCCTCCTGGGAAAAACCCATATGGACCTTGGCTTGCCGCGCGCATGGCATGAAGCCGTCATGCAGGTCTTCGCCAGTGGCCAGGCAAATGAACTGGAGTATTCCTATGACGGAGCATTGGGATACCGCCAGTATAACTGGCGGCTGGTGCCGGAGTTTAACGCCGATGGCACTGTCAGCTCCGTGCTGACCATCAGCCGGGACATCACCGAACACCGGCGAGCTGAGCAGCACTACCGCATGCTCTTTCAGCGCATGCTCGACGGGTTTGCCCTGCATGAAATGCTGTGCAACGAACAGGGAACCGCTATAGATTACCGCTTTCTGACGGTAAACCCTGCTTTTGAACAGCTGACCGGGCTCAAAGGCATGGATGTCGTCGGCAGAACCATCCGCGAAATAATGCCCGAAATAGAGGATATATGGATTCAGTGTTATGCCGGGGTGGCCCTGTCAGGGGAAGAGAAGGTGTTTGACCAGTACTCCGTCGAGCTTGGCCGGCACTTCCATGTGCGGGCATTCAATACCGGCAAAGGGCAGTTCGCGACCCTCTTCACCGATATCACCGAGCGCAAACGCCACGAAGAAGAGCTGCACGAGCAAATCAGACAGGGTATCGAACAGGTGCGCCAGCAAGATCTTATCATCTATGAGCAGCGTCGCAAGGAAGCCCTGCTGCAATTGCTGGTCAACCTGGCTCACCAGTGGCGCCAGCCTCTGAATGTCATCGGACTGCTGGCTCAGCAGATTGAAGATGAACTTGAACTGGATCACCAGCAACGACTCTTTGTAAAAAAATGGGTCAATGGCATCATGGGACAGCTTGAAGACCTCTCCACTATCATTGACCGCTTCACCGGCCTTCACGATGCCAAGGATATACCTGCATCCTACGCCTTGAGGGATCTGTGCGAAGAAGCAAAAGAGCTGCTGCTCGGCCACCTGCGTGGGCGAGGTATCGAGGTCTGCTGTACCATTGATCCTGGCCTGACCCTGCGCGCATGTCGTTCCGACTGGGTGGAGATTTTCCTGAAGCTGCTGGAAAATGTCGCAAACATCGTTGATGAGCGTCATCTGGAAGGAGCCCAGATCATGATCGCCGCCGAAAGCCAGGGTGCCGAAACCATCATTACAATTGAAGATAACGCAGGTGGAATCCGCGCGGAGATACTGCCCAGGGTGTTTGATCCGTATGTCACCACCGCTTTCATGAGTCGCGATAAAGGGCTCGGCCTCTATCTGGTGCAACGCATTATCGTCGACCGCTATCAAGGCTCAGTTATGGCAGAGAACACGGAGTTCGGAGCGCGCTTTATCCTGAGGGTTAAAGACATGCTGTAA